Part of the Rhizobium sp. N324 genome, GCCGCGGCAGACCAACGGTGCACCGGCTTTTCGGAGAGCCTATCGCCGTTTTGACCGGCGATGCCTTGATTGTGATGGCTTTCAAATACCTCAGCTTGCAGGCTGCGCTAACACCTGAGTTGGGCGCGCGCATGATCGAGGTGGTTGCGGAGGCGGTCGGCCCCAGTCACGGACTGATCGCCGGACAGTCGATGGAGGCAATGACGCACGTCCCAATCGACCGCTATCACCATTACAAGACCGGCTCCCTCTTTGTCGCGGCGGCCACTTGCGGTGCCCTGGCAAGTGGTGCAGATCCGGCCCCATGGTCTAAGGTGGGGGAATTGCTCGGGCACGCGTATCAGATCGCCGACGACATCGCAGATACAGTCGGCCGCGCAGAAGTGCTTGGCAAATTGCCTGCCGTGGACACGCAGCTGAATCGACCCAGTATCGTTCGCGGCCAAGGATTGGACAGCGCAGCCGCCAGATTTTATGCGTATCTCGAACAGATAGGTGACACCATTCCTGCCAGCCCTCAAAAACGGTCCTTCGTTGACTGGCTTAATCATGCACTTTGCAAAGGCGTGGCTGGACCGGGAAAAGCCGGTCTGATTCAACAAACGGCGCTGGATTGCGCGCCTTTGTAAGCCCGAGTTACGGTACGCATAACCTAGCCGGCGGCATCATTACCGCTTCATCGTCAACAGCTGCTTCATGAACACTTCGTTCCCTGCATCGAACCGCTGGGCCAAGGTGGATTAGAGGTCTAGCTTTAGCGTTAACGGTTTTTGCAACCAGCTTGGAGGGCCGGCCGACAGAGCGGGCGACGCCGGCATCATCCGACTGGCGGATGCGCGGAGGGCAACAAGCGCGCCTGCCGCAACGTCGCCAGATCAGGTGAGCCGGTGCAAAAGCAGGCGACGGCCAACTGGCGGATGACGACCTCGAAATGCGCAACGACCGCTTCGGTCGATACCGTAGCCGCCGGCAGCACGCCGGCTGCCTGCCCGGCAATGTCCGCTCCGAGGCGAATGGCCTTGGCCACGTCGACGCCGTCGCGGATCCCGCCGGACGCGATAAGCTTCACCGTTGGCAGTGCCCGACGGACCGCCTGCAAGCTGGCCGGTGTCGGGATCCCCCAATCGGCAAACGCCATCGCCACTGCACGGCCGGCGGCATCGCGGGCGCGCTCGCCCTCCACCGCGGCCCAACTGGTGCCGCCGGCTCCGGCGACATCAATCACCTCAACACCCGCCTCGACGAGCGCGCAGGCCACCGAGGCGGACAGGCCCCACCCGACTTCTTTGGCCACGATCGGCACGCCCACGCTACGCGCGGCGCGAGCCACCTGCGCCAGTACGCCGTGCCAGTCGCGGTCGCCATCCGGCTGTAGCACTTCCTGCAGCGGATTGAGATGGACGATCAGCCCATCAGCCTCCAGCGCATCGACAGCCCGGCGCGCCAGATCAAGGCCGTCGGCCTCGCGCAGTTGCGCAGCGCCGATATTGGCCAGCAAGGGAATGTCAGGCGCCAGGCGGCGTAGGGCGCGCGTCAGCCCCTGGGAATTGCGCGATTGCAGGCTCACGCGCTGCGAACCGACGCACATGGCGATCCCCAAGGCTTGCGCCGCCTCGCTCAGGTGCCGATTGATGGCCTCTGCGCGTGGCATTCCGCCGGTCATGGAACTGATCAGCAGCGGCGCACGCATGGGCTTGCCTAACAGCGATGTGCGCAGTTCGATCTGCGTCAGGTCCAGCTCGGGCAGTGCGCAGTGTTCGAACCGGATTTGCTCCCAGCCGGCAGCGACCGTGGCTGGCGCCGTTCGCCGATCCAGCACGAGGTCCAGATGGTCGTCCTTGCGCCGGGTCAGGGCGTCGTCGCACCCGCTCGCTCGATCCGCCGTATTGGGCGTTGGCGTTGCGTCGGATCGGACCGAGGGCGCCGCGCGCACGCCGCCGCCTCCCGCGCGTTCACGCCGGCGCACGCTGGCCTCCCCCCGCCGCATCGTTGCCGTAGCGGCTGATCGAGGTCTGGTAGTACTTCGCGCGAATGACCGCCATGGCCTCGATTAACGGTCCCCATGGTGCAGGAAAGCGTTCTTTCACCATCACTCGGTGCAGCATGCGCGCATGGCCGACCAGCTCGTCGTTGAGGAAATCCTCCACAGGCATAGCCGGATAACGCTGCAGGAGCAGGATGGCAGCGTTGTCGGCTTCTCCCGCCGCCCTATCCTTGGCGCATCCATGCAGATCGTTCTGCAGGCGCCCTATCGTGGAGATGAGCCGCAGCACCTGGCGAAACGCCGGACGCGCGCGCAGGGTCGCCATGTCCAGCCCCCATAGCAACGACAGGCAACAGAACACGTTCGCGTAGGCGATCGAATCGATGGAATTGTGCAAGTATTCGGCGTACGACCAGCGTTCAGCCCCCGCCGCCTGCGCGTGTCCGGCGCGCAGCGCCGCGCAGTAGCACCGGGTATCGTTTAGAAGCTCAGTATAGTCGCGCCTATCGTAGGCGAGCGCGGCCAGGGAAGCGCGCAGCACAGCGCAGCCCTCGAAACCGGGGACCGCGCATGGCACGCCCTGCCCCAGCGCCTGCTCCACCGCGGCCAGCTGCTCCGGCGCGATCAGGCCAAGGTCGTTGCAATCGTCGAGCCAAAACAGTAGCGCCAACTCGCAATAAAACGCCACGATCAGCTTTTCGTCCTGCGGATCTCGGCCGGTGCGGGCGCTGATATCGTGCAAGCTCGGTTGGATACACTGCAGGATGTACTGTCCGCCCCTAACTGCTTCTACGGCATGCTCGTCGGCGAATCCGGTCAGGGAACGCCCCCACTCCAGTACTTGCTGCAGCGCGCTTTCGGTCGGGATCATTGCGCTATTCCTCCTGCTCCCTCGGTCGGGATGCGCCGCCCCCAACGAAGAGCCAGCCACAAGCCGGCGAGTTCGATCACGCGCACGACCCGGGTCGGGCAATACAATTCCTTGCCGATCCACAGCGGCGTCTGCGGCAATTCATGCGCCTCATGGCGAGCGAGCATCCACTCCAGCGCGTGCGCGACCGCCAGCGCGATGCGGGCGCGCCCTGTCGGCTCTTCGCGCCCATCCATCACGTGCAACGCGAACAGCGCATAGGCGGTTTCCTCAAATGTTGACGCGCGACCCGCGCCCCAGCCGCCGTCATCGCGCTGCGCCTGCAACAGCGCCGCCAGCGCGCGCTCGTCGCGCCACTGGGGCGCGCCTTGCGCGAGCGCAGCGATTGCATGCGCGGTGGGATACAGCCACGAAACATGCCATTTGTCATTGTCCCATAGACCATCCGCGTTGCGATTGGCCTCAAGGTAAGCGCTGGTACCGGCGGTGGGCTTTCCCAACAGTCTGAACGCATGCAGGGCGTGGATGTTGGTCGACACCGAGGCATTGCGCTCGCCGGGGAAGGTAACGAACAGCCCGCCGATTTCGAAGTGGCGCAACGCGTCGGCAGCCGGGTTGCGTCCTGCTAGGCGCAGGATGCACAACGCAACAGCAGTGTCGTCCGCATCGGCCGCGAAGTGCAAGGCCGGACCCAGACCGCGCACGCCCAGACAGGCATCGAGCTGCGCGACGATCACGCGCACCGCCTCGGCGAGCGCGGGATGCGAAAACAACCCGGCCAGATGCAGAGT contains:
- a CDS encoding polyprenyl synthetase family protein, which translates into the protein MISNHQADVVGDSDKLIEQALRAAMDTALSPAAPAHLRGALDAAVFPGGSRMRPKLCLKVSYVCGEKDPELATRAAAAIELLHCASLVHDDLPCFDNAALRRGRPTVHRLFGEPIAVLTGDALIVMAFKYLSLQAALTPELGARMIEVVAEAVGPSHGLIAGQSMEAMTHVPIDRYHHYKTGSLFVAAATCGALASGADPAPWSKVGELLGHAYQIADDIADTVGRAEVLGKLPAVDTQLNRPSIVRGQGLDSAAARFYAYLEQIGDTIPASPQKRSFVDWLNHALCKGVAGPGKAGLIQQTALDCAPL
- the fni gene encoding type 2 isopentenyl-diphosphate Delta-isomerase, producing MTRRKDDHLDLVLDRRTAPATVAAGWEQIRFEHCALPELDLTQIELRTSLLGKPMRAPLLISSMTGGMPRAEAINRHLSEAAQALGIAMCVGSQRVSLQSRNSQGLTRALRRLAPDIPLLANIGAAQLREADGLDLARRAVDALEADGLIVHLNPLQEVLQPDGDRDWHGVLAQVARAARSVGVPIVAKEVGWGLSASVACALVEAGVEVIDVAGAGGTSWAAVEGERARDAAGRAVAMAFADWGIPTPASLQAVRRALPTVKLIASGGIRDGVDVAKAIRLGADIAGQAAGVLPAATVSTEAVVAHFEVVIRQLAVACFCTGSPDLATLRQARLLPSAHPPVG
- a CDS encoding terpene synthase family protein, coding for MIPTESALQQVLEWGRSLTGFADEHAVEAVRGGQYILQCIQPSLHDISARTGRDPQDEKLIVAFYCELALLFWLDDCNDLGLIAPEQLAAVEQALGQGVPCAVPGFEGCAVLRASLAALAYDRRDYTELLNDTRCYCAALRAGHAQAAGAERWSYAEYLHNSIDSIAYANVFCCLSLLWGLDMATLRARPAFRQVLRLISTIGRLQNDLHGCAKDRAAGEADNAAILLLQRYPAMPVEDFLNDELVGHARMLHRVMVKERFPAPWGPLIEAMAVIRAKYYQTSISRYGNDAAGGGQRAPA